The nucleotide sequence CGTCCAGCAGCAGTGCGAGGGCAGGCACGACAGTCGGGTCCGCGAGCAGGCCGAGCGCCTCGCAGGCGCTCTCGCGGACGGCGGCCTCCGGATGGTCGAGCAGCGCCCTGATCGGCGGAACGGCCCGGCGGAGACCGAGCTCCGCACAGGCGAGCGCGGACCGCCGCACCCCGCGATGCCCGGCGTCGGCGACCGCGCGCAGCAGGCCCGGCTCGAGCGACCGGTCTCCGAACAGGTCGATCCGGTCGAGGGCCCGCCACCGGACGGCGGCGTCGTACGCCCGATGGTCGGCGGCCACCGCCCGCAGCGCCGTCCGGGCCCGCTCGTTGCCGAGTTCGGCCCACTGCAGCAGCGCGTCGACCGCCCGCAGACGCGTGGCCCGGTCCCCGTCCAGTTCGGCGGCGTGGACGGTGACCAGCGAGTCCGGGCCGCACGGCGGGGGGCCGACGGCGGTGCGCAGGTGCCCGGCGATCCGTGGGTCGGACTCGCCGAGGCGGAGCGCCAGCGGACCGATCCGCTCGCCGACGTCCGCGTCGTACCGACCGTCGCCCCGCAGGTCGGCCGCCAGCTTGGCGACCGTCCGGAACAGCAGTGCCGCATGGCCGCCCGCCTCGTCCCGAAGCCCGTGGGGGAGCGCGTCGAGTCGGCCCGCCATGGCCTCGGCGATCGCGGTCGACGGGCGGCCCGTCGCCCGGAGCACTCCCTCCGCCCAGCCGAGCGGGTCGCTCTGACGCTCGTACAGCAGGCGTCCCCACAGACGGACGGCGGCGCTCCCGTGCTCGGTCATCCCGTGATCGTCGCAGCACGGGCAGCGGACGCCAAGCCGGATGGCGCGGCTCTGCGTGCGGCCCGTTCCGGTGCCGGCGCTGAGTAGGATCGACGGCCATGGTTGACCTCTACCCTCCGACCGGTCCCTACGACAGCGGATTCCTCGACACCGGCGACGGCAACCGCCTCTACTACGAGCAGCTCGGCAACCCGGAGGGCAAGCCCGCCCTGAACGTCCACGGCGGCCCGGGGTCGGGCGCGCCCCGGCGGCCCACCAGGGCCTGGGACCCCACGCGCTACCGCGTCGTCCGCTTCGACCAGCGCAACTGCGGCCGCAGCACCCCGCACGCGAGCGACCCGGCCGCGGACATGAGCCTGAACACCACGCAGCACCTGATCGACGACATGGAGCGGCTGCGCGAACA is from Streptomyces sp. TLI_235 and encodes:
- a CDS encoding HEAT repeat protein; protein product: MTEHGSAAVRLWGRLLYERQSDPLGWAEGVLRATGRPSTAIAEAMAGRLDALPHGLRDEAGGHAALLFRTVAKLAADLRGDGRYDADVGERIGPLALRLGESDPRIAGHLRTAVGPPPCGPDSLVTVHAAELDGDRATRLRAVDALLQWAELGNERARTALRAVAADHRAYDAAVRWRALDRIDLFGDRSLEPGLLRAVADAGHRGVRRSALACAELGLRRAVPPIRALLDHPEAAVRESACEALGLLADPTVVPALALLLDDASRRVRGAAAHALGRIGGDEAFGVLRRAMTERRDPKAAHLASAAAAFGPPAVNDLVALTTSPDPDLRALACRALGQIDDARIVPVLEHLATHDRTRTTLGGTVASAARQALQAAHRTRTGTAPA